In a genomic window of Flavobacterium sp. KACC 22761:
- a CDS encoding tetratricopeptide repeat protein, which produces MIKKLFPINLHNLLFYFLLFLPLLHFWGAGRMYIKPIFLITVSLTAILFFNKAKLLFPNIWTSLVIQLLILFAFSKFYFNWEIQIIPYVYLLALFLFYKIAVFFLSSNKSSHKTISIIRIYILLISIEIGLFMFSEKITFLKFYPNESIFSILLATHLLFIFPHLKRYSERFAKTKKLQNTLIICYFLLCYTLLFYTKGRAGILGFTIANIALNYGYLKSKIGYWKGIIIVLCLLLVLFNYKSNSSSGRILIYKVIATQLEPNEIITGIGYSKFKVKYNLLQAKYFSDKSIDSSEALLASNTTYMFNDSLQLIIEIGLIGLIILCFLIIKLIILLKRNYNSLEERPILNGAYLSVVCIVISSLFSYPFQITGILLHFLFCIAIIVHSNPLEKTFKRTILAQKSNLIIAGTALLSSTFSLLFFGLESFKFYIKLNEAIKYSNLGFRKKAIQTYHKISNNSIEDSDVLYNYADELSKVNKIDSALIVLHQSSYYLNNDKSALLMGNLLEAKRMFSEAEKNYKEAIFMNPKLFINRASLFKFYYETKQYKKAQYWGNSILNMPIKVHSQAIIDVKNETKKLMLEIKTK; this is translated from the coding sequence ATGATAAAAAAACTATTTCCTATAAACCTCCATAACTTACTTTTTTATTTTTTGCTTTTTCTTCCTTTATTGCATTTCTGGGGTGCAGGCAGAATGTACATAAAACCAATTTTTCTCATTACGGTTAGCCTTACTGCTATTCTTTTTTTTAATAAAGCGAAATTGTTATTTCCAAATATTTGGACAAGTTTAGTAATTCAGTTGCTTATTTTATTCGCTTTTTCAAAGTTTTATTTTAATTGGGAAATTCAAATAATTCCTTATGTATACCTTTTGGCATTATTCCTATTTTATAAAATAGCAGTATTTTTTTTATCTTCCAACAAAAGTTCACATAAAACTATTTCGATAATTAGGATCTATATACTATTAATTTCAATAGAAATAGGACTTTTTATGTTTTCAGAAAAAATTACTTTTTTAAAGTTTTATCCAAATGAAAGCATTTTTTCTATTCTACTAGCAACGCATTTACTTTTTATTTTTCCACACTTAAAAAGATATAGCGAGCGTTTTGCAAAAACTAAAAAACTTCAAAATACATTAATAATTTGTTATTTTCTTTTATGCTATACTCTCCTATTTTACACAAAAGGAAGAGCCGGTATATTAGGTTTTACCATCGCCAATATTGCTTTAAACTATGGCTACTTGAAATCAAAAATTGGTTACTGGAAAGGAATAATTATTGTCTTATGTTTATTACTGGTATTGTTCAATTATAAAAGCAATTCCTCGAGCGGTCGTATATTAATCTACAAAGTTATTGCAACTCAATTAGAACCAAATGAAATTATTACAGGAATAGGCTATAGTAAATTTAAAGTGAAATATAATCTACTACAGGCAAAATATTTTTCAGACAAATCAATTGATAGTAGTGAGGCTTTATTGGCAAGTAATACAACATATATGTTTAACGACTCGTTGCAGCTTATAATTGAAATTGGGTTAATAGGTCTCATTATTCTATGCTTTCTAATTATTAAACTTATAATTCTATTAAAACGAAATTATAATTCCCTTGAAGAAAGACCAATTTTAAACGGTGCTTATTTAAGTGTTGTTTGTATTGTCATTAGTTCCTTATTTTCTTATCCTTTTCAAATCACGGGCATTTTACTCCATTTTTTGTTTTGCATTGCTATCATTGTTCATTCAAACCCTTTAGAAAAAACGTTTAAACGTACTATTTTAGCACAAAAATCTAACTTAATTATTGCAGGAACTGCATTACTATCAAGTACTTTTTCCCTTTTATTTTTTGGATTAGAATCGTTTAAATTCTATATAAAATTAAATGAAGCAATCAAATATTCAAATTTGGGATTTAGGAAAAAAGCAATTCAAACCTATCACAAAATATCGAATAACTCCATTGAAGATAGCGATGTTCTATACAACTACGCAGATGAATTATCCAAAGTCAATAAAATAGATTCTGCATTGATTGTTCTACATCAATCATCATATTATCTAAATAATGACAAAAGCGCTTTATTGATGGGAAATCTACTTGAAGCAAAAAGAATGTTTTCAGAAGCTGAGAAAAATTATAAAGAAGCCATTTTTATGAACCCTAAATTATTTATCAATAGAGCTTCATTATTTAAGTTTTACTATGAAACCAAACAATATAAAAAAGCACAATATTGGGGAAACTCTATATTAAATATGCCAATAAAAGTTCATTCACAGGCTATTATTGATGTTAAAAATGAAACTAAAAAACTAATGTTAGAAATTAAAACCAAATAA
- a CDS encoding AAA family ATPase: MEIKNIKTLGELKSAGYKSISIKDELRNNLREKIKSGKPVFEGVHGFENTVIPELERAILSRHNINLLGLRGQAKTRLARKMVELLDEYIPFVAGSEINDDPLNPISRFAKDLIEEKGDETPISWLHRNERFFEKLATPDVTVADLIGDVDPIKAANLKLSYADDRVIHFGMIPRANRSIFVINELPDLQARIQVALFNILQEGDIQIRGFKLRMPLDMQFVFTANPEDYTNRGSIVTPLKDRIGSQILTHYPETVEIARTITEQEAKLDESQNEVVYVPSLARDILEQISFEARESEYIDNKSGVSARMSITAFENLISTAERRALKSGSDKTVLRLSDFMGIIPAITGKVELVYEGEQEGAAVVAQYLIGSAIRTLFPTYFPKIEKLEKPGEKTPYSDLIEWFFAESGFELLDDASDKEYQQILDEVTPLDVLIKKYQPQLDKKDQYFVKEFVLWALVEYKKLSKDRFATGHQFKDMYGSYISKL; this comes from the coding sequence ATGGAAATAAAAAACATAAAAACATTAGGCGAATTAAAATCCGCTGGATATAAAAGTATAAGCATTAAGGACGAATTGCGAAATAATCTGCGTGAAAAAATCAAATCGGGAAAACCTGTTTTTGAAGGCGTTCACGGTTTTGAGAATACTGTAATTCCCGAATTAGAACGTGCTATTCTTTCTCGTCATAACATCAATTTACTAGGGCTTCGCGGACAAGCAAAAACACGTTTGGCGCGTAAAATGGTCGAATTGCTCGATGAATATATTCCGTTTGTAGCGGGTTCAGAAATCAATGACGATCCGCTAAATCCAATCTCGCGTTTTGCAAAAGATTTAATTGAGGAAAAAGGAGATGAAACTCCAATTTCTTGGTTGCACAGAAATGAGCGTTTCTTCGAAAAATTAGCAACACCAGATGTTACCGTTGCGGATTTAATTGGAGATGTTGACCCAATAAAAGCGGCAAATTTAAAATTATCTTATGCTGATGATCGCGTTATTCATTTTGGAATGATTCCGAGAGCAAATCGTTCTATTTTTGTAATCAACGAATTACCCGATTTGCAAGCCAGAATTCAAGTTGCATTGTTTAATATTCTGCAAGAAGGCGATATTCAAATTCGCGGATTCAAATTAAGAATGCCACTTGATATGCAGTTTGTTTTTACTGCAAATCCAGAAGATTATACAAATAGAGGGAGTATTGTAACGCCTTTGAAAGATAGAATTGGTTCGCAAATTTTGACGCATTATCCAGAAACTGTTGAAATTGCCAGAACAATTACAGAACAAGAAGCAAAATTGGACGAAAGCCAAAATGAAGTGGTTTATGTACCAAGTTTAGCCAGAGATATTTTGGAACAAATTAGTTTTGAAGCTCGTGAAAGTGAATATATTGACAATAAAAGCGGTGTGAGTGCCAGAATGAGTATTACTGCTTTTGAAAATTTAATTAGTACAGCAGAACGCCGCGCTTTAAAATCAGGATCAGATAAAACGGTTTTGCGATTGTCTGATTTTATGGGAATTATTCCGGCTATTACAGGAAAAGTAGAATTGGTTTATGAAGGCGAGCAGGAGGGAGCGGCAGTTGTGGCACAATATTTAATTGGTTCTGCAATCCGAACTTTATTTCCGACCTATTTTCCAAAAATAGAAAAATTAGAAAAACCTGGAGAAAAAACGCCTTATTCTGATTTGATTGAATGGTTTTTTGCCGAAAGCGGTTTTGAATTATTGGATGATGCTTCAGACAAGGAATATCAACAAATTTTAGATGAAGTAACTCCATTAGATGTTTTAATAAAGAAATATCAGCCCCAGTTGGATAAAAAAGATCAATATTTTGTAAAAGAGTTCGTTTTATGGGCTTTAGTAGAATATAAAAAACTGAGCAAAGACCGTTTTGCAACTGGACATCAGTTTAAAGATATGTACGGAAGTTATATTAGTAAATTGTAA
- a CDS encoding vWA domain-containing protein, with product MKNEFKKGFYFKSYEAPFQSPFEKLFGIFKELITHTSGDFDEAINWLRELDKEYKLTDENYTIDDFIEDLKKKGYIKDEVKEDGSNGFGITAKTERAIRQQALDQIFGNLKRSGNGNHKTKHAGNGDEHTGEFREFNFGDGLERISLTESLRNAQINNGVESFMLTENDLVVEETQYKAQMSTVLMIDISHSMILYGEDRITPAKKVAMALAELITTRYPKDTLDILVFGNDAWTIPIKDLPYLQVGPYHTNTVAGLQLAMDILRRKRNTNKQIFMITDGKPSCVRERDGSYYMNSNGLDEYIVDKCYTQAQQARKLHIPITTFMIANDPYLQRFVNHFTEANQGKAFYTGIKGLGEMIFEDYETNRKKRVR from the coding sequence ATGAAAAACGAATTTAAAAAAGGTTTTTATTTTAAGTCGTACGAAGCCCCATTTCAGTCTCCGTTTGAGAAACTATTTGGCATTTTTAAAGAGCTGATCACCCATACTTCGGGGGATTTTGATGAAGCAATAAACTGGCTTCGTGAGTTGGACAAAGAATATAAACTGACCGACGAAAACTACACGATCGATGATTTTATCGAAGATTTAAAAAAGAAAGGTTACATAAAAGACGAGGTAAAAGAGGACGGCTCGAACGGTTTTGGCATCACAGCAAAAACAGAACGTGCTATTCGCCAGCAGGCTTTAGACCAGATTTTTGGAAATTTAAAACGTTCCGGAAACGGAAATCACAAGACAAAACATGCCGGAAATGGCGATGAACATACGGGCGAATTCCGTGAGTTTAATTTTGGCGATGGATTAGAGCGAATTTCCTTAACAGAAAGCCTTCGTAACGCTCAAATCAATAACGGCGTAGAAAGTTTTATGCTGACCGAAAATGATTTGGTAGTAGAAGAAACCCAATACAAAGCTCAAATGAGTACCGTTTTGATGATTGATATCAGCCACAGCATGATTTTATACGGCGAAGACCGAATTACTCCCGCCAAAAAAGTAGCAATGGCGTTGGCCGAATTAATTACAACTCGCTATCCAAAAGATACACTAGATATTCTGGTTTTTGGAAATGATGCCTGGACAATTCCTATTAAAGATTTGCCTTATCTTCAAGTTGGACCTTATCACACCAATACGGTTGCTGGACTTCAATTGGCAATGGATATTTTGCGAAGAAAGCGGAATACCAATAAGCAAATTTTCATGATTACCGACGGAAAGCCGAGTTGCGTTCGCGAGCGCGATGGTTCCTATTATATGAACAGCAACGGGCTCGATGAATATATAGTTGACAAATGTTATACTCAGGCGCAACAAGCCAGAAAACTGCATATTCCGATTACGACTTTTATGATTGCAAATGATCCTTATTTACAGCGTTTTGTCAACCATTTTACAGAAGCTAATCAAGGAAAAGCATTTTATACAGGAATAAAAGGCCTCGGCGAAATGATTTTTGAAGATTATGAAACGAATAGGAAAAAACGCGTACGCTAG
- a CDS encoding DUF6377 domain-containing protein, giving the protein MQRILILCFLIAGFSLAAKETNPVLEELDKTLLKKDVYLKQKYRKIEALKRNVSKYTVSQNSEGLYNTYMSLFDEYKSFKYDSAYYYLEEAKIKAIVLKDPKFLAKSRIKEGFVLLSSGLFKEAIDTLNVIDDQKLDIKNKFEYYNIKARAYYDLADYNKDQRFNIHYVQQGNHFLKKALELIGTNSNEYWAAESLKRLKQQDWRGAEFAFSYWINNYNLPPDYYGIATSSLGYIYSERGYTKKAIEYLALAAIADVKNATKETVALRNLANELFKMGYLDKANEYINIAMDDATFYNARHRKIEISSILPIIEKAQLNNVKEKNDKLERIIILLTILTFIIVLFSIIIFKQLKERNKARKIMASSYAQLQEMNISLSEANAIKEEYITYFIKATSAFINKIDHIQKSTLHKIITKKTDEVIASLKRYNVKEERENLFHQFDEIFLKLFPTFVTDFNNLFPNDHKCIVKKGELLNTELRIFALYRLGIQDSNQMAEFLELSVATIYTYKTRIKSKSDFKDTFEEKIMAIKTI; this is encoded by the coding sequence ATGCAAAGAATCTTAATTCTATGTTTTCTTATTGCAGGTTTTTCTCTCGCTGCGAAAGAGACAAACCCTGTTTTAGAAGAATTAGATAAAACGCTTCTCAAAAAAGACGTTTATTTAAAGCAGAAATATCGAAAGATTGAAGCTTTAAAACGAAACGTTTCAAAATATACGGTGAGCCAAAACAGCGAAGGCCTTTATAACACTTATATGTCATTATTTGATGAATATAAATCGTTTAAATATGACTCTGCTTATTATTATTTGGAAGAAGCAAAAATCAAGGCCATTGTTTTAAAAGACCCAAAATTTTTGGCGAAAAGCCGAATCAAAGAAGGTTTTGTGCTTCTTTCCTCTGGATTATTTAAAGAAGCCATTGACACTTTAAATGTCATTGATGATCAAAAATTGGATATAAAAAACAAATTTGAATATTATAACATCAAAGCCCGCGCATACTACGATTTAGCCGATTATAATAAAGATCAGCGATTTAACATTCATTATGTGCAACAAGGGAATCATTTTTTGAAAAAAGCTTTAGAATTAATTGGAACCAACAGCAATGAATATTGGGCCGCCGAAAGCTTGAAAAGATTAAAACAACAAGATTGGCGTGGCGCCGAATTTGCGTTCAGCTATTGGATTAACAATTACAATCTTCCGCCAGATTATTACGGAATTGCAACTTCAAGTCTTGGCTATATTTATTCCGAAAGAGGTTATACGAAAAAAGCAATTGAATATCTCGCTTTGGCCGCAATTGCCGACGTAAAAAATGCAACAAAAGAAACTGTCGCGCTCCGAAATCTAGCCAATGAACTCTTTAAAATGGGCTATTTGGACAAAGCCAATGAATATATCAATATTGCAATGGACGATGCGACTTTCTACAATGCAAGGCATCGAAAAATCGAAATTTCGTCGATTTTGCCGATTATTGAAAAAGCGCAACTGAATAATGTAAAGGAGAAAAATGACAAACTAGAAAGAATCATTATTCTGCTGACCATATTGACTTTTATAATTGTATTGTTCTCCATTATTATTTTCAAACAATTAAAAGAAAGAAATAAAGCCCGTAAAATAATGGCTTCGTCGTATGCGCAACTTCAGGAAATGAACATTAGCTTAAGCGAGGCAAATGCTATTAAAGAGGAATATATTACGTATTTTATTAAAGCAACTTCTGCTTTCATCAACAAAATTGATCATATTCAAAAAAGTACGCTTCATAAAATCATTACCAAAAAAACGGATGAAGTTATTGCGAGTTTAAAACGCTATAATGTGAAAGAAGAACGCGAAAACTTGTTTCATCAATTTGACGAGATTTTCTTGAAACTGTTCCCGACTTTCGTGACCGATTTTAATAATTTGTTTCCAAATGATCATAAATGCATTGTCAAAAAAGGCGAACTTTTAAATACCGAATTAAGGATTTTTGCCCTCTACCGATTGGGAATTCAGGACAGCAATCAAATGGCAGAATTCCTGGAACTTTCTGTAGCTACCATTTACACCTACAAAACCAGAATTAAAAGCAAATCAGATTTTAAAGATACTTTTGAAGAGAAGATCATGGCGATTAAGACTATTTAA
- a CDS encoding DUF4369 domain-containing protein, translating into MKKIFFLLTASVAIISCSKVKDGEYLITGTATGIANGKTIILQGQDPVTHMTVALDTVKVENGKFEIKGKVTEPAFHTLILQDANAPIPFILETGEIAIAIDKDSIHKSKITGTYNNEEFVKFQDELNKTSKRLMDFQKNNTAKMQQAQQAQDTATINGLMKQYMEIQTEVQADTKKKYITYAESHPKSFISALIVKGMSEDPTADAKKVESIYNSLDESVKNTTPGKEAKTKIGQAKLPTVGASAAPVGSAK; encoded by the coding sequence ATGAAAAAAATATTTTTTTTACTTACAGCTTCTGTAGCAATTATTTCATGCAGCAAAGTTAAAGACGGAGAGTATCTAATTACAGGAACTGCAACTGGAATTGCAAATGGAAAAACAATCATTCTTCAAGGTCAAGATCCAGTAACACATATGACAGTTGCCCTTGATACAGTAAAAGTTGAAAACGGAAAATTTGAAATAAAAGGAAAAGTAACTGAACCAGCTTTTCATACTTTGATTCTTCAAGACGCTAATGCTCCAATTCCATTTATCTTAGAAACAGGAGAAATTGCAATTGCAATTGATAAAGATAGCATCCACAAATCTAAAATTACTGGAACTTACAACAACGAAGAGTTTGTGAAATTTCAAGACGAACTTAACAAAACTTCTAAAAGGTTAATGGATTTCCAAAAAAACAATACTGCTAAAATGCAACAAGCTCAACAAGCTCAAGATACAGCAACTATCAACGGTTTGATGAAGCAATATATGGAAATTCAAACAGAGGTTCAAGCAGATACTAAAAAGAAATACATTACTTATGCTGAATCTCACCCAAAATCATTCATTTCTGCTTTAATCGTAAAAGGAATGTCTGAAGATCCAACTGCTGACGCTAAAAAAGTGGAAAGCATTTACAACTCTCTAGATGAGTCAGTAAAAAACACTACTCCTGGAAAAGAAGCTAAAACAAAAATTGGTCAAGCAAAATTGCCAACTGTAGGTGCATCAGCAGCTCCAGTAGGTAGCGCTAAATGA
- a CDS encoding DMT family transporter → MKLYGGYCGGRVLWNIYVVVGILLPIVFLFLFSSIKYMGIVKTDAAQRLSLFIPIIAAWLIFKEDFNLYKVIGLIIGFLALLFILKKQTANDGNKWIYPLVVFFGFGIIDILFKQIALYTVLPYTTSLFVVFDISLAVSLLIVLYNVVLRKEKFQSKNILFGALVGIFNFGNILFYLKAHKAFAENPSTVFAGMNMGVIVLGSLVGLLFFKEKLSKINFIGIALALIAIVFIVFSQLS, encoded by the coding sequence ATGAAGTTGTACGGTGGTTATTGTGGGGGCCGGGTTCTTTGGAACATTTATGTTGTGGTTGGGATTTTATTGCCAATTGTTTTTCTGTTTTTGTTTTCTTCTATAAAATATATGGGAATCGTTAAAACAGATGCAGCGCAACGTTTATCACTATTTATTCCAATAATTGCCGCTTGGCTTATTTTTAAAGAAGATTTTAATTTATATAAAGTTATTGGATTGATAATTGGCTTTTTGGCACTTTTGTTTATCTTAAAAAAACAAACGGCAAACGATGGAAACAAATGGATTTATCCGTTGGTCGTTTTTTTCGGATTTGGAATTATTGATATCCTTTTTAAGCAAATTGCGCTTTATACCGTTTTGCCTTACACAACTTCTTTGTTTGTAGTTTTTGATATTTCTTTAGCTGTTTCTTTGCTGATTGTACTTTATAATGTGGTTCTGAGAAAGGAAAAATTTCAGTCAAAAAACATTCTTTTTGGCGCCTTGGTCGGAATTTTTAACTTCGGAAATATATTATTTTATTTGAAAGCGCATAAAGCATTCGCTGAAAATCCATCTACGGTTTTTGCCGGAATGAATATGGGCGTAATTGTTTTAGGAAGTCTTGTTGGCCTACTTTTTTTCAAGGAAAAATTATCAAAAATCAACTTTATAGGCATTGCTTTGGCTTTAATTGCGATTGTTTTTATTGTTTTCTCGCAATTAAGCTGA
- a CDS encoding YchJ family protein, with the protein MTSRKCFCDTGLLFENCCGLYLQQNQKAPSALALMRSRYSAYATHNADYLLGTTYISERKFYSKAEILRWATANKWQKLEILSFTENTVEFKAYFLDANQKPQTHYEFSTFKFENDAWYYVDGKFE; encoded by the coding sequence ATGACGAGTCGTAAATGTTTTTGCGACACTGGATTGCTTTTTGAAAATTGTTGCGGATTATATCTTCAGCAAAATCAAAAAGCGCCATCAGCTTTAGCTTTGATGCGCTCTCGATATTCGGCATATGCAACACACAACGCTGATTATCTTTTGGGAACCACTTATATTTCTGAAAGAAAATTTTATTCAAAAGCTGAAATCCTGAGATGGGCGACAGCAAATAAATGGCAAAAATTAGAAATTTTGAGTTTTACTGAAAACACAGTCGAATTCAAAGCTTATTTTTTAGATGCCAATCAAAAACCACAGACGCACTATGAATTTTCGACTTTTAAATTTGAAAATGATGCATGGTATTATGTTGACGGAAAGTTTGAATAA
- a CDS encoding KTSC domain-containing protein, producing the protein MKKIVEYRKLLNVEKTAELKDLKTIYRNAMKESHPDKFVGNEAGLKEAEEKSKTIIEAYHFLVSIHPDTIKLNLPEYTETISTCSITDFKFVEGRLIIDFSNGSVYEYISVPKATYVKMVNADSPARFAKRHILNAFTWRKKTNQE; encoded by the coding sequence ATGAAAAAAATAGTTGAATACCGCAAGTTACTAAACGTAGAAAAAACTGCAGAGCTAAAAGATTTAAAAACAATTTATCGTAATGCGATGAAAGAATCTCATCCAGATAAATTTGTTGGAAACGAGGCAGGTTTAAAAGAGGCAGAAGAAAAAAGTAAAACAATCATTGAAGCTTACCACTTTTTAGTAAGTATTCACCCTGATACAATCAAACTTAATTTACCTGAGTACACAGAAACAATTTCAACTTGCTCTATCACAGATTTTAAATTTGTTGAAGGACGTTTGATTATTGATTTTTCTAACGGAAGTGTTTACGAATACATCAGCGTACCAAAAGCAACTTACGTGAAAATGGTAAATGCAGATTCTCCTGCAAGATTTGCAAAAAGACATATCTTGAACGCTTTTACTTGGAGAAAGAAAACAAACCAAGAATAG
- a CDS encoding sterol desaturase family protein: MEHINFLAFAMPAFFLFLFLEYKLAQHKKKPEIFNYESSVSNISIGIAERLINLFIAASFYQLYYFIYNNYKLFDIPSNFLVWLGLILATDFVWYWYHRLGHEVNFFWAAHIVHHHSEEFNFTAAARITTFQAIIRTGFWCVLPFIGFHPAMVITMLIVHGAYSFFTHTQVIGRIKWLEYVFVTPSVHGVHHASDEKYLDKNYGDMFTFWDRLFGTFQEEEEKPKYGLTHPLKSYSFLWQHFHYYFEIYELWKRSKGFKARWKAVFGSPANMDQDIRPILEKRFLQDKSNPNQRLRFRNYLYIQLGICTLILTAFTYYFDLLHTLDKVFVLLVIIITLINCGALLEQRKWIYYLEYARILMITTFFLYEENLTIFFFIPLAVIIFVEQLFSLSKYYQNMILQLETVE, translated from the coding sequence ATGGAACACATTAATTTTCTTGCTTTTGCAATGCCAGCTTTTTTTCTGTTTTTGTTTTTAGAATATAAACTCGCACAACATAAAAAAAAGCCGGAAATTTTCAATTATGAAAGTTCGGTTTCTAATATCAGTATTGGTATTGCAGAGCGTTTAATTAATTTATTTATTGCAGCAAGTTTTTATCAGCTCTATTATTTCATTTATAATAATTACAAGCTTTTTGATATTCCAAGCAATTTTTTGGTTTGGCTGGGACTCATTCTCGCTACAGATTTTGTCTGGTATTGGTACCATCGATTAGGGCACGAAGTCAACTTTTTTTGGGCGGCACATATTGTGCACCATCATAGTGAGGAATTTAATTTTACGGCAGCAGCCAGAATTACCACTTTTCAAGCGATAATTAGAACTGGTTTTTGGTGTGTACTTCCTTTTATAGGCTTTCATCCAGCAATGGTAATCACGATGCTGATTGTTCACGGAGCGTATTCGTTTTTTACGCATACACAAGTAATTGGCAGAATAAAATGGCTGGAATATGTTTTTGTAACGCCTTCTGTTCACGGCGTGCATCATGCTTCTGATGAAAAATATTTGGACAAAAATTATGGTGATATGTTCACGTTTTGGGATCGTCTTTTTGGGACTTTTCAAGAAGAAGAAGAAAAGCCGAAATATGGTTTGACACATCCATTAAAAAGCTATAGTTTTCTATGGCAGCATTTTCATTATTATTTTGAGATTTATGAATTATGGAAACGCTCAAAAGGATTTAAAGCGCGGTGGAAAGCCGTTTTTGGAAGTCCGGCAAATATGGACCAAGACATTCGCCCAATATTAGAAAAGCGTTTTCTTCAGGATAAAAGCAATCCGAATCAAAGGCTTCGTTTTCGAAATTATCTTTATATACAACTCGGGATCTGTACTTTGATTTTGACTGCTTTTACCTATTATTTTGATTTGTTGCATACGCTCGATAAAGTTTTTGTTTTGTTGGTTATCATAATCACATTGATAAATTGTGGTGCTTTGCTAGAACAGCGCAAATGGATTTATTATCTCGAATATGCCCGAATTCTCATGATTACAACTTTCTTTTTGTATGAAGAAAATTTGACGATATTTTTCTTTATTCCGCTCGCGGTTATAATTTTTGTGGAGCAGTTGTTTTCGCTCAGCAAATATTATCAAAATATGATTTTGCAGTTAGAAACTGTTGAATAA
- a CDS encoding Glu/Leu/Phe/Val dehydrogenase — MSSEIIKQNPFQSMIDRFNIAADILNLEESIRLKLQRPEKQIVVNFSITLDNGKEQNFEGYRVIHNTALGPSKGGIRYDTAVNLDEVKALAAWMTWKSAVTGIPFGGAKGGIICDPKTLSKTELERITRAYTKALSDIFGPEKDVPAPDMGTGPDEMGWLMDEFSIVHGKTIHAVVTGKHLHSGGSLGRVEATGRGVSIITLLALQKLRLRPARSTVAIQGFGNVGLHSALFLFEKGLKIVAVSDVNEAFYNPDGINIPELILYYNLNNKSIKGYPNSVAIKHEELLLLDVDVLIPAAKEDVITQNNAAAIRAKIIVEGANGPVSSDADKILHENNVLVVPDILANAGGVTVSYFEWLQNSLLESWRIHQINTRLEDILEKGFETVFRTALKHNVTPRIAAYILALQKVADTQSVKEVALEAPKFKQN; from the coding sequence ATGAGTTCAGAAATTATAAAACAGAATCCGTTTCAATCGATGATTGATCGTTTTAATATAGCAGCCGATATTCTAAATTTAGAAGAATCAATAAGGCTGAAACTGCAGCGTCCTGAAAAACAAATTGTGGTGAATTTTTCGATTACATTAGATAATGGAAAAGAACAGAATTTTGAAGGATACCGCGTAATTCACAATACGGCACTTGGTCCTTCAAAAGGAGGAATTCGATATGATACCGCCGTAAATCTTGACGAAGTGAAAGCTTTGGCGGCGTGGATGACTTGGAAATCGGCCGTAACGGGAATTCCTTTCGGAGGAGCAAAAGGCGGTATTATTTGCGACCCAAAAACGCTTTCTAAAACCGAATTGGAAAGAATTACAAGAGCTTATACTAAAGCATTGTCCGATATTTTTGGACCAGAGAAAGATGTTCCGGCGCCGGATATGGGAACTGGGCCAGATGAAATGGGCTGGTTGATGGATGAATTTTCAATCGTTCATGGCAAAACAATTCATGCTGTAGTTACTGGCAAACATTTGCATTCTGGAGGATCTTTGGGCAGAGTAGAAGCAACGGGAAGAGGCGTTAGTATTATCACTTTATTGGCGCTTCAAAAGTTAAGATTAAGACCTGCTAGATCTACAGTTGCCATTCAAGGTTTTGGAAATGTTGGATTGCATTCGGCTTTATTTTTATTTGAAAAAGGATTGAAAATTGTGGCTGTTAGTGACGTAAATGAAGCTTTTTATAATCCGGACGGAATCAATATTCCGGAGCTTATTTTGTACTATAATTTGAACAACAAAAGCATAAAAGGATATCCAAATTCGGTTGCAATTAAGCATGAGGAATTATTATTGTTGGATGTTGATGTTTTGATTCCGGCTGCAAAAGAAGATGTAATTACTCAAAATAATGCTGCTGCTATTCGTGCGAAAATTATTGTGGAAGGTGCAAATGGTCCAGTTTCATCTGATGCGGATAAAATTCTGCACGAAAACAATGTTTTGGTTGTTCCAGATATTTTAGCAAATGCTGGAGGTGTGACGGTTTCGTATTTTGAATGGCTTCAGAATTCGCTTTTAGAATCTTGGAGAATTCATCAAATCAATACACGTTTGGAAGATATTTTGGAAAAAGGTTTTGAAACCGTTTTCAGAACAGCGTTGAAACATAATGTTACGCCAAGAATTGCCGCTTACATTCTCGCTTTGCAAAAAGTTGCTGACACACAGTCTGTAAAAGAAGTAGCGCTAGAAGCTCCAAAATTTAAACAAAATTAA